From a single Spartinivicinus poritis genomic region:
- the alaE gene encoding L-alanine exporter AlaE → MRYLLSKRSLADTFAFISFAFVTGLFFEIVVTGLSVEQSLQSRLVNIPVNLLIATPYGLFRDWIFKLFNAADASQIKRSMVDTLAFILFHPTIYGLTLVLVGANPEQIVTACSVLIVASIFMARPYGIYLQFCRGLFKIEAVPSGVS, encoded by the coding sequence ATGCGATATTTGCTTTCTAAGCGTTCTTTGGCAGATACTTTTGCTTTCATTTCTTTTGCATTTGTTACAGGGTTGTTTTTTGAGATTGTAGTAACAGGGCTTTCCGTTGAGCAGTCGCTTCAGTCTCGGCTGGTGAATATTCCTGTTAATCTACTTATAGCAACACCTTATGGGTTGTTTCGTGACTGGATTTTCAAGCTGTTTAATGCAGCAGATGCTTCTCAGATAAAACGCTCGATGGTGGACACGTTAGCTTTTATTTTATTTCATCCAACTATTTATGGGTTAACGTTAGTACTGGTTGGTGCAAATCCTGAACAAATTGTTACCGCTTGTAGTGTGTTAATTGTTGCCTCTATTTTTATGGCGAGGCCCTATGGCATTTACTTACAGTTCTGTCGAGGCCTGTTCAAAATTGAAGCAGTACCAAGTGGTGTATCCTGA
- a CDS encoding ABC transporter ATP-binding protein has protein sequence MALLEVKNLKIEFPSRFGIATAVHDASFLVEPGEIVGLVGESGAGKSTIGNAIIDLLSPPGRVAGGEVFLQGKKISQLSADKIREIRGQQIGFIFQDPMTSLNPLLTIEQQLVETVLANSKVSTQQARQKALDMLQQVGIPEPEVRIKQYPHQFSGGMRQRVVIAIALSSEPKLIIADEPTTALDVSIQDQILELIKALCKERQVGCILVTHDMGVIANVTDRVAVMYRGKIVEMGTTEQILSSPEHPYTKSLISAVPRSDVKLARFPLVDYIETAEVAFEKIDISNHWLGQGNHFAATEEDYLLKVDKVCLKFKTQSALLKKNCKYVQAADNVSFTVKAGETFGLVGESGSGKSTIARIIAGLYAPDSGVIQFAGKELTGLTEAQRRPFRRELQMVFQNPYSSMNPRMCIADIIAEPIRFHKLASSNQEIQQIVGDLLEHVGLGRKAGVKYPHEFSGGQRQRISIARALATRPRFLICDEPTSALDVSVQAQILNLLKDLQDELSLTMLFISHDLPVIRQVCDRIGVMRYGKLIEVAETEQLFTSPQHEYTQQLLDLMPKLTQLSREGLEIVE, from the coding sequence ATGGCATTACTAGAAGTAAAAAACCTAAAAATAGAATTTCCTTCTCGCTTTGGTATTGCTACTGCAGTTCATGATGCCAGCTTTTTAGTAGAGCCTGGTGAAATTGTTGGTTTAGTAGGAGAAAGTGGCGCGGGTAAATCAACAATTGGTAATGCCATTATTGACTTACTGAGCCCGCCAGGTCGAGTGGCTGGAGGAGAAGTATTTTTACAGGGAAAGAAAATATCACAGCTATCAGCAGATAAAATTCGAGAGATTCGAGGCCAACAAATTGGCTTTATTTTTCAAGATCCTATGACATCTCTTAATCCATTGCTGACGATTGAACAGCAGCTGGTTGAGACCGTTTTAGCCAATAGTAAAGTATCCACTCAGCAAGCACGACAAAAAGCTTTAGACATGCTACAGCAGGTGGGTATACCAGAGCCTGAAGTTCGAATTAAGCAGTATCCTCACCAGTTTTCTGGTGGAATGCGTCAGCGGGTTGTTATTGCCATTGCTTTATCCTCAGAACCTAAGTTAATTATTGCTGATGAACCTACTACAGCCCTTGATGTATCAATTCAGGATCAGATTCTGGAATTAATCAAAGCACTCTGTAAAGAGCGACAGGTAGGGTGTATTTTGGTTACCCACGATATGGGGGTGATAGCGAATGTCACAGATCGTGTTGCAGTGATGTACCGAGGCAAAATTGTTGAGATGGGAACCACCGAACAAATTTTGAGTAGTCCTGAACATCCTTATACAAAGAGCTTAATCAGTGCTGTCCCTCGTTCAGATGTGAAGTTAGCGCGATTTCCACTGGTTGATTATATTGAAACAGCCGAAGTTGCATTTGAAAAAATAGATATCAGTAACCATTGGCTTGGCCAAGGTAATCATTTTGCTGCAACAGAAGAAGACTACTTGTTAAAAGTAGACAAAGTTTGTTTAAAGTTTAAAACGCAATCTGCACTATTGAAGAAAAACTGCAAGTATGTGCAAGCAGCTGATAATGTTTCTTTTACTGTAAAAGCGGGGGAAACCTTTGGCTTGGTAGGGGAGAGTGGTAGTGGGAAATCAACCATCGCACGAATTATTGCTGGGCTTTATGCGCCTGATTCTGGTGTAATTCAGTTTGCTGGAAAGGAGTTGACAGGATTAACAGAAGCGCAGCGCAGACCATTTCGTCGAGAGTTACAAATGGTTTTCCAAAACCCCTATTCTTCAATGAACCCAAGGATGTGTATAGCAGACATTATTGCTGAACCTATTCGGTTCCATAAGTTAGCCTCTTCTAATCAAGAGATACAACAGATTGTAGGTGATTTATTGGAGCATGTAGGCTTAGGCCGTAAAGCAGGTGTTAAATATCCTCATGAGTTTTCAGGTGGGCAACGCCAGCGAATTTCCATTGCAAGAGCGCTTGCTACAAGGCCTCGGTTTTTAATTTGTGATGAGCCTACTTCTGCGTTAGATGTCTCTGTACAGGCACAAATTCTAAATTTATTAAAAGACTTACAAGACGAATTGTCACTTACTATGTTGTTTATTAGCCATGATTTGCCGGTTATACGCCAGGTGTGTGACCGTATTGGGGTAATGCGCTATGGCAAATTGATTGAAGTGGCAGAGACAGAGCAGTTATTTACTAGTCCACAACATGAATATACACAACAGCTACTAGATTTAATGCCAAAGCTAACCCAGTTGTCCCGAGAAGGTTTGGAGATTGTGGAATAA
- a CDS encoding ABC transporter substrate-binding protein: MKRGVTLMASVALAATMSFGAVAKTLKMAYDADPVSLDPHEQLSGGTLQLSHMVFDPLVRWDRNLKVEGRLAERWERIDNKTVRFFLHKGVKFHSGNELTALDVKWTFNRLRTSPDFKAIFAPFDEVKVVDKYTIDLVTAEPYPLTLNAATYIFPMDSKFYTGFDNNNKSKDALVKHGNSYASTNASGTGAFMVTKREQGVRVDFKRFDQYWDKKSPGNVKEIVLTPIKEAPTRVAALLSGDVDFIAPVPPTDLDRIKKDPKVDLVTISGTRIITFQLNQQRVEAFKNPKVRQAIVYAINNEGIAKKIMRGFATPAAQQSPKGYSGFNPNLKPRYDLNKAKQLMKEAGYEKGFSVTMMAPNNRYVNDAKIAQATASMLAKINIKVDLKTMPKAQYWAEFDKRAADIMMIGWHSDTEDSANFTEFLLMCPDKETGFGQYNSGNYCNPAVDKLVIQSGKETDPAKRAAMLQKVEQMLYDDAAFVPLHWQDLAWASKKNVKIDPIVNVMNFPYLGDLVIE, from the coding sequence ATGAAACGTGGAGTAACCTTAATGGCGAGTGTTGCCCTAGCTGCAACGATGAGCTTTGGTGCAGTCGCTAAAACACTTAAAATGGCCTATGACGCAGACCCTGTCTCGCTTGACCCTCATGAGCAGCTTTCAGGCGGTACACTTCAGTTGTCGCATATGGTGTTTGATCCATTGGTCCGCTGGGATAGAAACTTAAAAGTTGAAGGGCGCCTGGCTGAACGTTGGGAGCGGATAGACAACAAAACAGTTCGTTTTTTTCTACATAAAGGCGTTAAATTTCACTCAGGAAATGAACTAACAGCACTGGATGTTAAGTGGACCTTTAACCGTTTAAGAACCAGCCCAGATTTTAAAGCCATCTTTGCGCCTTTTGATGAGGTCAAGGTGGTTGATAAATATACCATTGACTTGGTGACAGCAGAGCCTTATCCATTGACACTGAATGCAGCTACGTACATTTTTCCAATGGATAGTAAGTTTTATACCGGCTTCGATAATAATAATAAATCCAAAGATGCTTTGGTAAAACATGGTAATTCTTATGCTTCCACCAATGCATCTGGTACCGGTGCGTTTATGGTTACTAAGCGTGAGCAAGGGGTTCGGGTTGATTTCAAACGCTTTGATCAATACTGGGATAAAAAATCACCTGGCAATGTTAAAGAGATTGTACTAACCCCGATTAAAGAAGCACCAACTCGGGTTGCCGCGTTATTGTCAGGGGACGTAGATTTTATCGCTCCTGTGCCGCCTACTGACTTAGATCGGATCAAGAAAGACCCTAAAGTTGATTTGGTTACCATATCAGGCACTCGCATCATTACTTTTCAATTAAATCAGCAACGAGTGGAAGCGTTTAAAAACCCGAAAGTACGTCAAGCCATTGTTTATGCTATTAATAACGAGGGGATTGCAAAGAAAATTATGCGAGGGTTTGCTACCCCTGCTGCTCAACAAAGCCCAAAAGGCTATTCAGGATTTAATCCAAACCTCAAGCCTCGCTACGACTTAAATAAAGCTAAGCAATTAATGAAAGAAGCGGGTTATGAAAAGGGTTTTAGTGTGACCATGATGGCGCCTAATAACCGCTATGTGAATGATGCTAAAATCGCTCAGGCAACTGCCAGTATGTTGGCCAAAATCAATATTAAAGTTGATTTAAAAACTATGCCAAAAGCACAATATTGGGCAGAGTTTGATAAGCGTGCAGCAGATATCATGATGATTGGCTGGCATTCTGATACAGAAGACTCAGCTAACTTTACTGAATTTTTATTAATGTGTCCTGATAAGGAAACGGGGTTTGGTCAGTATAATAGTGGCAACTATTGCAACCCAGCAGTTGATAAATTAGTCATTCAAAGTGGTAAGGAAACTGATCCTGCTAAACGGGCTGCGATGCTGCAAAAAGTAGAACAAATGCTTTATGATGATGCGGCATTCGTTCCTTTACACTGGCAGGATTTAGCTTGGGCGTCTAAGAAAAATGTTAAAATTGACCCAATCGTGAATGTAATGAACTTCCCTTATCTGGGTGATCTGGTCATTGAATAA
- a CDS encoding ABC transporter permease yields MIAFLGKRLLQAVVVMLILSLIGFAIQDNLGDPLREMVGQSVSEQEREALKDKLGLNDPFLEQYWRFLKKAVKGDLGTSYFFKEPALDVILKKLPATLELVFGATLVIIFLSVPLGVYSAIKPNSWFSKAIMGFSTIGISIPVFLTAIMLVYVFAIELNWMPSFGRGELVHIVGYWETGFLTGDGLLHLVLPSIALASIMLPLFIRLIRSEMLEVLHAEYVRFAWAKGLAKYRVWFIHALKNTLLPVVTVGGVQIGTMVAYTILTETVFQWPGMGFMFLEAINRADIPLIQAYLIVVGLIFVITNTIVDLIYGLIDPTVNVTGGSK; encoded by the coding sequence ATGATTGCATTTTTGGGTAAACGGCTACTGCAAGCAGTAGTGGTAATGCTTATATTAAGTTTAATCGGGTTTGCTATCCAGGATAACTTAGGTGATCCGTTAAGAGAGATGGTGGGCCAGTCAGTTTCAGAGCAAGAGCGGGAAGCGCTAAAAGATAAATTAGGCTTAAATGACCCCTTTTTAGAACAATATTGGCGGTTTCTGAAAAAAGCGGTGAAAGGTGATTTAGGCACTTCTTATTTTTTTAAGGAACCTGCGCTTGATGTGATTTTAAAGAAACTCCCAGCTACATTAGAACTGGTGTTTGGTGCCACGTTAGTCATTATTTTCCTGTCAGTTCCCTTGGGTGTTTATTCAGCTATTAAGCCTAATAGCTGGTTTTCCAAAGCAATCATGGGGTTTAGTACCATTGGTATTTCAATACCTGTGTTTTTAACAGCAATTATGCTGGTTTATGTCTTTGCGATTGAATTAAATTGGATGCCTTCCTTTGGTCGAGGAGAGCTTGTTCATATAGTAGGGTATTGGGAAACAGGTTTTTTAACGGGTGATGGTTTATTACATTTAGTGCTGCCCAGTATTGCTTTAGCCAGCATCATGCTGCCTTTATTTATTCGATTAATTCGTTCAGAAATGCTGGAAGTATTGCATGCAGAATATGTACGATTTGCTTGGGCTAAAGGGTTAGCTAAATACCGTGTTTGGTTTATTCATGCACTAAAAAATACACTACTACCTGTTGTCACCGTTGGTGGAGTTCAGATAGGTACCATGGTGGCATATACTATTTTGACCGAAACTGTATTTCAGTGGCCAGGTATGGGCTTTATGTTTTTGGAAGCGATTAATCGTGCTGATATTCCTTTAATTCAGGCTTATTTGATTGTGGTAGGGTTAATTTTTGTGATTACCAATACCATAGTTGACCTTATCTATGGGCTGATTGATCCTACAGTGAATGTGACAGGGGGTAGTAAATGA
- a CDS encoding ABC transporter permease produces the protein MSTSTSAWQRFKNSDLLFYFKKDKVAIGAAIIFLVMVIAAVTAPLTAPFNPYDLASIDVMDSTLPPVWQGGEADERFLLGTDNQGRDMLSTILYGTRTSLIIGLFAVLLQSVLGIAIGLAAGYYGGRVESFLMRLADVQLSFSTLMVAIVVSTFFQAKLGTEVFHEVAIYLLVIIIGFSEWPQFARTIRASVLAEKEKEYVQAAQVMGFGGLRIMIRHILPNCLPPIFVIATVQVANAIMSEAALSFLGLGMPETTPSLGSLIRSGFEYLLSGSWWITVIPGLVLVVLVLAINLLGDWLRDVLNPKLYKEI, from the coding sequence ATGAGTACATCAACATCAGCCTGGCAGCGTTTTAAAAACTCTGATCTACTCTTTTATTTTAAAAAGGATAAAGTAGCAATTGGTGCAGCTATCATATTTTTAGTGATGGTTATTGCTGCTGTAACCGCTCCATTAACAGCCCCTTTTAACCCTTATGATCTGGCCAGTATCGATGTGATGGATTCCACTTTGCCTCCTGTTTGGCAGGGAGGTGAGGCTGATGAGCGATTTTTACTGGGGACTGATAATCAAGGGCGGGATATGTTGAGTACCATTCTGTATGGCACTCGAACTTCATTAATTATCGGTTTGTTTGCAGTATTATTACAATCAGTATTAGGTATCGCTATAGGTCTAGCAGCCGGTTACTACGGTGGAAGGGTAGAAAGCTTTTTAATGCGTTTAGCTGATGTACAGCTGTCCTTTTCGACTTTGATGGTAGCAATCGTCGTATCTACTTTTTTTCAGGCAAAACTTGGTACAGAAGTTTTTCATGAAGTAGCTATTTATTTACTCGTCATTATCATTGGTTTTTCTGAGTGGCCTCAGTTTGCTCGTACTATTCGTGCATCGGTATTAGCAGAGAAAGAAAAAGAATATGTTCAAGCGGCACAAGTAATGGGCTTTGGTGGGCTACGTATTATGATACGGCATATTCTACCTAATTGTTTACCACCAATCTTTGTTATTGCTACTGTTCAAGTAGCCAATGCCATTATGAGTGAAGCAGCGCTTTCCTTCTTAGGACTAGGCATGCCAGAAACAACTCCTTCTTTAGGTTCACTCATCCGCAGTGGGTTTGAATACTTATTAAGTGGTAGCTGGTGGATTACGGTTATCCCAGGTCTTGTGTTAGTGGTTTTAGTACTGGCTATTAATTTACTGGGTGACTGGCTTAGGGATGTGCTGAACCCTAAGTTGTATAAAGAAATCTAG
- the ppnN gene encoding nucleotide 5'-monophosphate nucleosidase PpnN, producing the protein MKQEESISTVVSPIGAMNVLSSSEVSKLQDTSQGGLYKLFRQCALAALNCDEHSDNPYKILEQHKDFDIRIIQEHRGLKLELINAPSDAFVDGKLIKGIRQNLFSVVRDILYVANEVSTDKQFDTNKSDDISNMVFHMLRHAKAFVPKILPNLVVCWGGHSISDYEYKYTKRVGYQLGLRGYHICTGCGPGAMKGPMKGATIGHAKQRTSGSRFIGLTEPGIIAAESPNPIVNELIIMPDIEKRLEAFVRLGHGIVVFPGGPGTCEEILYILGILLHPKNQHIPFPLIFTGPVKAKEYFQQIDKFIGKTLGTEAQRRYKIIIENPPAVAKEMKQGLEEVSKFRKKTGDAYHFNWLLTIDHEFQLPFEPTHEEMAALKLTKDQPTYLLAANLRRAMSGIVAGNVKEVGIQAIEQHGPFKLTGDPELMADIDQLLQSFVDQHRMKLPGSHYEPCYKIMKN; encoded by the coding sequence ATGAAGCAGGAAGAGTCAATTTCTACTGTTGTTAGCCCAATAGGTGCCATGAATGTGCTATCCAGCAGCGAAGTCAGCAAGTTACAAGACACCTCTCAAGGAGGGCTATATAAACTGTTTCGCCAGTGTGCCTTAGCTGCGCTTAACTGTGATGAACACTCTGATAACCCTTATAAAATTTTAGAACAGCATAAAGATTTTGATATACGTATCATTCAAGAACATCGTGGCCTCAAACTAGAACTAATTAATGCACCAAGTGATGCTTTTGTTGATGGAAAGCTGATCAAAGGTATACGTCAAAACCTATTCTCTGTTGTTAGGGATATTCTTTACGTTGCCAATGAAGTGTCCACCGACAAGCAGTTTGACACCAATAAATCAGATGATATCAGCAATATGGTTTTTCATATGCTGCGTCATGCCAAAGCCTTTGTGCCCAAAATTCTGCCAAACCTAGTGGTTTGCTGGGGAGGCCACTCAATTTCTGACTATGAATATAAATATACTAAACGTGTTGGCTATCAGCTTGGCTTACGAGGCTATCATATCTGTACTGGGTGCGGCCCAGGTGCAATGAAAGGGCCTATGAAAGGGGCTACTATTGGACATGCTAAACAGCGCACAAGTGGAAGCCGTTTTATTGGTTTAACTGAGCCAGGTATCATTGCTGCAGAATCACCTAACCCAATAGTCAATGAACTTATTATCATGCCTGACATTGAAAAGCGCTTGGAAGCGTTTGTACGTCTTGGCCATGGAATTGTTGTGTTTCCTGGTGGACCCGGTACCTGTGAAGAAATTCTTTATATATTAGGTATTTTACTTCACCCTAAAAATCAACACATTCCTTTTCCTCTCATCTTTACTGGCCCAGTTAAAGCTAAAGAGTACTTTCAGCAAATAGATAAATTTATTGGCAAAACCTTAGGAACAGAAGCACAACGACGTTATAAAATAATTATCGAAAATCCACCTGCCGTTGCTAAAGAGATGAAACAAGGACTTGAAGAGGTTTCTAAATTCCGTAAAAAAACAGGCGATGCTTATCATTTTAATTGGTTGCTCACCATTGACCACGAATTTCAACTGCCATTTGAGCCTACCCATGAAGAGATGGCAGCATTAAAGCTGACTAAAGATCAACCTACCTACCTTTTAGCCGCCAATCTAAGGCGAGCAATGTCCGGTATTGTTGCAGGCAATGTCAAAGAAGTCGGTATTCAAGCAATCGAGCAACATGGCCCATTTAAGTTAACAGGTGATCCAGAACTAATGGCAGATATCGATCAATTACTACAATCCTTTGTCGATCAACACCGAATGAAGCTCCCAGGTAGTCACTACGAGCCCTGCTATAAAATAATGAAAAATTAA